GTCCGGATGTAGTCGCAGCGCATGACCTCGAGAAGGCTCGAGCGGGTGAGGCGGGCCACGATGCCGGCGCTGCTCCAGCCCAGCACCACGGCGGGCATGACGAGGCACTTCCAGGAGTTGAAGCCGGCCACGGGAAGCCAGCCCAGCTTCACGGCGAAGAGGTACTGGAAGAGCAGGGCCGACCAGAAGACGGGCATGGAGACGCCCATGAGGGAGAAGCCCATGAAGAAGTGATCCGACAGCGAGTACTTGCGGACGGCCGAGACGATGCCCGCCGGAATGCCCACGATCCAGGCGAAAAGGGCCGCGGCGACGGCCAGGAGAAAGGTGTTGGGGAAGGCGTTGAGGATGAGGTCGGCCACGGGCCGTTTCAGCTTGTAGGACTCGCCGAGGTCGCCCCTGACGGCCCCCCAGAGGAAGCGCAGATAGCGGACCCAGGCGGGATCGTCGAGGTGCATCTGCTGGCGGACCCGTTCAACGACGTCGACGCTGATGTGCTCCTTCATCATCAGTGCCACGGGGTCTCCCGGCACGACGTTGAGAAGCCAGAAAAGGAGGAAGGTGACGCCGACGAGGACGGGAATGGAAACGATCAGACGCTGAAGGATAAATTTCTTCATGGGCGCCTCCCTCTTCTGGAATCGGGAGGGGGTTGCCCCCCTCCCCGCTCGTCCGACGGTCTATTCGACTTCCATCTCGTAGGCGGAGAAGTCCGACCAGCCGTTCCAGGGGACGACGAAGGTCTTGACCCTCGGCTGGGTCACGTAGAGGTGTTTGAGGGAGAAGAGGGGGAGCCAGGCGGCCTGATCGATGACGATCGTCCTCTCCAGGTCGGCGTAGAGCTTGCCCCTCTTGGCGAAATCGAGTTCGCTCCGTCCCCTGTCGAGGGCGGCGAAGACTTCGTCGCTGATGTTGTTGAAGCTGCGGGCCACGGTCCCCTTGGAGCCGAAGAAGGTGTAGAAGAAGTTGTCGGGATCGTTGAAGTCGGCCGACCACTTCTGGCAGTACATGGGCAGCTTGCCCTCCTTGCGCGTCGCGTACCAGGCCGCCTCGTCCATCTGGACGAGGGTGACACGGAAGCCCGCCGGCGCCACCATGGCCTGGACGACTTCGCTCATCTTCTGCCACTGAGAGGAGGCGCTGGCGATGAGGGCGATCTCGAGATCGACGCCGTCAGGATAGCCCGCCTCGGCGAGGAGGGCCTTGGCCCGGGCCGGATCGTGGGGAATGACCGTCTGTCCCGGGTCGTAGTGGATGAGACCGGCCGGCATGACGCCGTTCTCCAGCTGTCCCTGGTCGTAGTAGAGCTTCTCCAGGAGCTGCTTGCGGTCGACGGCCATCTGGAAGGCCTTGCGGACCCGGACGTCGTCGAAGGGCTTGATCTGCTGGTTGAAGGTGAAGTAGTAGATGCCCACGCGGGGCCCCGAGACGATCTGGTCCTTCCAGGCCTTGTGGCCCAGGAAGTAGGGGATCTGGCTGATGGCGAAGTCGCAGTCGAAGATGTCGATCTCTCCCGACTCGAAGAGCATCCGCATCGTCTCCGTGTCGGTGACGACCTTGACGACGAACCGGTCCAGTTTCGACCGACCGCGCCAGTAGCCGTCGAAGGCGGCCAGGGTGTGGTGGTCGTTGAGGACCCATTCGGTGAGGACGAAGGGCCCCGTCCCGCAGGTCGTCTCGGGCGAGAGGCCGTATTTGTCCCCCAGCGGGCGGGTGAAGGCTTCGCTCAGGATCGAGGCCTGGGGGCTGGCCATGATGGACAGGAAGGGGACGAAGGGCTCCTTCAGCGTGATCCGCACCGTGTAGGGATCGACGAGCTCGAGCCCCTTCGTCGAGTCGGCCTTGCCCTCCATGCGCTCCGCCGCGCCGTCGACGAAGTCGAGGATGTCGGTGTTGAGGGCCTTCGTCGCCGGATCGAGCATGCGGTCGAAGGTGTAGACCACGTCCTTGCCCGTCAGCTCCTCACCGCTGTGGAACTTGACGCCTTTGCGGATGTGGAAGGTGTAGATTTTCCCGTCGTCGCTGATCTCCCAGCTCTCGGCCAGCCCCGGAACCAGTTCGGATTTGCCCGGCCCGACCGTGGCGCACTCCAGAAGGCGATCGTAGACGTTGAGGGGAATCATGTAGCACGACGTGGTCATCTGACCGTCGGCGGTCTGAGGCTCCTCGTTGTAGGCCACGGTCAGAACCTTTTCGCCCGCCCAGGCGCCGCAGGCCAGGACAAGGAGCGCACAGAGCGCCGTCAGACACAGGAGCTGCCAGTTCTTCCTCATTCGAAACCCTCCTCGAAATAACGTCTCGTCGTCGGTCTCCTCGGGCCGTCGCGGCCCTCCCGCGGAAAGCCCGCGCCCTCCGAGCCGGTCCCTGCGCCTCTGCGGCGCCCTCTCTTCCGATGGACTCTCGATGGTCGGACCGGTCCTGCGGCCACCTCCTCCGGCGGATCCTCTCCGTCAGTATCTGTCCAGGATCTGACGGAAGACGCGGGCGAAATTGCCGCCGGCCACGAGGGCCACCTGCTCCCGCGAGTAGCCCCGGCTCTCCAGGGCCTGGAGGAACCGGCCCGTCTCGCCGTGATTTTCGATGACGTCATAGGTCGGAAAGCCGTCGGGCATGGAGTGAAAGGAGGGGAGACCGTCGCAGAGGTCGAAGCCGATCCCCACGTGTTCGATGCCGACGAGGCGGGCGATGTGATCGGCGTGGCGGGCCAGATCGTCGGGGCCGAGGCGGCGACCGTCGCCGCCTCCTCCGATGAAGGCGTCGAGGGCGTTCATGCCGATGACGCCTCCCCGTTCGGCGATGGCCCTGATCTGGTCGTCCGTCAGGTTGCGCATCATCCCGGGGACGAGGGCCCTGGCGTTGGAGTGGCTGGCGATGAGGGGCCCCTTGACGAGCTCCATGACGTCCCAGAATCCCTCGTCGTTGAGATGGCTCACGTCGATCCACATGCCCAGCCGCGTCGCCTCTTCGACGAGGGCGACGCCGAAATCGGTCAGCCCTCCCTTGCGCCCTTCGCGGCGGGGATGGAACCAGCAGCCGTCGGCGGCGTAGTTGCGGCGGCTCCAGGCGAGGCCCAGCCCGCGGACGCCCAGGGCGTGGAAGATGGGCAGCAGGCGCAGGTCGTTCCCCAGCGGATCGGCCCCTTCGAGGGAGAGGAGGAGGGCGATCTTCCCCTCTCGCTTCGCCCCGTCGACTTCGGCCATGGTCCGGCAGATCGCCAGGTCTTCGGGGCAGCTCTCGACCTCGGCCATGAGGGCGGAGATCTGGTCGAGGGCGCAGCGCAGCCCCATCTCGGGCAGCCAGATGGAGTTGACGTAGAGGGCTCCCACGAGGCAGTCGACGCCTCCTCGTCGGAGGTTCTGTCGGTGATAGCGGCGGAAGATGTCTTTCTCGTCGCGCAGAGACCGCTCGAGGATCTCCATGGGCATGTCGAAATGGGCGTCGAGGACGAACAGAGAATCCCTTTTTTCGCTCAACGTGGCTTGGCCTCCCTTGTTCCGGGTCGAAAGGATCTTCCGCTCCGGTCCTGTCCGTCGCCGGGGCGACGGAGACGGCATGCTCATCAACGGTGAGCATATCAAGAGTATTCTATCCCTTGCTTTTCTGAATCGTCAATCAAGAGGACATATCCAAATCCGCAGGCTCGTCAGGACAAACGCCGCAGGGTCCGCTTAAATCACCTCATCGCTGCCGGTTCGAGGCAGGTCCTTCTGTCCTCCGGCCGTTTCGCGGCCGGGGCGATGGCGTTGCGGCCCTTTTGGGGCTGCCGATGCGGGACAGAGCCTTTCGAGGGTTGGCCCTCCTCCGGCGTCAGGGAGCTCCGTCCTCGAGGCGTCCTCATCGTAGCGTAAATGGTCTTTTTGCGCCATGGCGCCTTAAATGTAAAGATGTATCCATCTGGAGAAGG
The DNA window shown above is from Aminithiophilus ramosus and carries:
- a CDS encoding ABC transporter permease; the protein is MKKFILQRLIVSIPVLVGVTFLLFWLLNVVPGDPVALMMKEHISVDVVERVRQQMHLDDPAWVRYLRFLWGAVRGDLGESYKLKRPVADLILNAFPNTFLLAVAAALFAWIVGIPAGIVSAVRKYSLSDHFFMGFSLMGVSMPVFWSALLFQYLFAVKLGWLPVAGFNSWKCLVMPAVVLGWSSAGIVARLTRSSLLEVMRCDYIRTARAKGLLGVAVILRHGLKNAMLPVVTVMAIQVASLLAGAVITESVFNIPGVGRIAVGAIQARDMPLLQGAVLFETVLVIFGNLAADMLYAWLDPRIKFD
- a CDS encoding ABC transporter substrate-binding protein; the encoded protein is MRKNWQLLCLTALCALLVLACGAWAGEKVLTVAYNEEPQTADGQMTTSCYMIPLNVYDRLLECATVGPGKSELVPGLAESWEISDDGKIYTFHIRKGVKFHSGEELTGKDVVYTFDRMLDPATKALNTDILDFVDGAAERMEGKADSTKGLELVDPYTVRITLKEPFVPFLSIMASPQASILSEAFTRPLGDKYGLSPETTCGTGPFVLTEWVLNDHHTLAAFDGYWRGRSKLDRFVVKVVTDTETMRMLFESGEIDIFDCDFAISQIPYFLGHKAWKDQIVSGPRVGIYYFTFNQQIKPFDDVRVRKAFQMAVDRKQLLEKLYYDQGQLENGVMPAGLIHYDPGQTVIPHDPARAKALLAEAGYPDGVDLEIALIASASSQWQKMSEVVQAMVAPAGFRVTLVQMDEAAWYATRKEGKLPMYCQKWSADFNDPDNFFYTFFGSKGTVARSFNNISDEVFAALDRGRSELDFAKRGKLYADLERTIVIDQAAWLPLFSLKHLYVTQPRVKTFVVPWNGWSDFSAYEMEVE
- a CDS encoding dipeptidase; translated protein: MSEKRDSLFVLDAHFDMPMEILERSLRDEKDIFRRYHRQNLRRGGVDCLVGALYVNSIWLPEMGLRCALDQISALMAEVESCPEDLAICRTMAEVDGAKREGKIALLLSLEGADPLGNDLRLLPIFHALGVRGLGLAWSRRNYAADGCWFHPRREGRKGGLTDFGVALVEEATRLGMWIDVSHLNDEGFWDVMELVKGPLIASHSNARALVPGMMRNLTDDQIRAIAERGGVIGMNALDAFIGGGGDGRRLGPDDLARHADHIARLVGIEHVGIGFDLCDGLPSFHSMPDGFPTYDVIENHGETGRFLQALESRGYSREQVALVAGGNFARVFRQILDRY